A single genomic interval of Zingiber officinale cultivar Zhangliang chromosome 4A, Zo_v1.1, whole genome shotgun sequence harbors:
- the LOC121970057 gene encoding probable aspartyl protease At4g16563, producing the protein MQAFMAPLFLLLLLCDQLLVIDGARPDSVVFPLSHSLSRSQNSNFSTLQHLKSSALHSAARHRSRRHAPERRRQQVSLPLSPGSDYTLSVSVGAPSAPIIVSLYMDTGSDLVWFPCSPFECMLCEGKPSYPPLHPPLPPPPASRQVTCGSAACSAVHSGLPASDLCAIAACTLDDIETDSCSAPCPRFYYAYGDGSLVARLRRGPLSLHGSSAPSAAPLRLQNFTFACAHSALAEPVGVAGFGRGPLSLPAQLAALSPSLAARFSYCLVSHSFQQDRLLRPSPLILGRTEPKPSEPDQDPPFVYTPLLHNPKHPYFYSVGLESLSIGPSRVRAPPELRDVDRRGNGGMVVDSGTTFTMLPAETYTSLANEFNRQMSRAGFERAAEAEERTGLRPCYFFEDRVADRRSVPGLALHFAGNASVALPRRNYFMGFESGGRRVGCLMVMSGGEASGEEEYGGPAGTLGNFQQQGFEVVYDLEGKRVGFARRRCAALWEEMSRA; encoded by the coding sequence ATGCAAGCTTTCATGGCTCCCCTGTTTCTGCTGCTCCTGTTGTGTGACCAGCTCTTGGTTATTGATGGTGCTCGGCCTGATTCCGTCGTCTTCCCCCTCTCCCACTCCCTCTCCCGTTCCCAAAATTCCAACTTTAGCACCCTCCAGCACCTCAAGTCGTCGGCGCTCCACTCGGCGGCGCGCCACCGTAGCCGCCGGCACGCTCCGGAGCGACGCCGGCAGCAGGTCTCCCTCCCGCTGTCCCCCGGGAGCGACTACACGCTCAGTGTCTCCGTCGGCGCGCCGTCCGCACCCATTATCGTGTCGCTGTATATGGACACCGGCAGCGACCTCGTATGGTTCCCCTGCTCCCCGTTCGAGTGCATGCTGTGCGAGGGCAAGCCGTCGTACCCTCCCCTCCACCCACCGCTGCCCCCGCCGCCGGCGTCCCGCCAGGTCACCTGCGGCTCCGCCGCCTGCTCCGCCGTCCACTCGGGGCTCCCTGCCTCCGATCTCTGCGCCATCGCCGCGTGCACCCTAGACGACATCGAGACCGACTCCTGCTCCGCCCCGTGCCCGCGGTTCTACTACGCCTACGGCGATGGGAGCCTCGTCGCCCGCCTCCGCCGTGGCCCGCTCTCCCTACACGGCTCCTCTGCCCCTTCCGCGGCGCCGCTCCGCCTGCAAAACTTTACCTTTGCGTGTGCGCACTCCGCGCTGGCGGAGCCCGTCGGCGTCGCGGGGTTCGGCCGAGGCCCGCTCTCGTTGCCCGCCCAGCTCGCCGCTCTCTCGCCCTCCCTCGCCGCCCGCTTCTCCTACTGCCTCGTCTCCCACTCCTTCCAGCAAGACCGCCTCCTCCGGCCCAGCCCGCTCATCCTGGGCCGAACCGAGCCGAAGCCATCGGAACCGGACCAAGATCCGCCCTTCGTCTACACCCCCCTCCTCCACAACCCTAAACACCCCTACTTCTACTCCGTCGGCCTCGAGTCGTTGTCGATCGGGCCGAGCCGGGTTCGGGCGCCGCCCGAACTAAGGGATGTCGACCGGAGAGGGAACGGCGGGATGGTGGTCGATTCGGGCACCACCTTCACGATGCTTCCGGCGGAGACCTACACGAGCTTGGCGAACGAATTCAACCGTCAGATGAGCCGGGCAGGGTTCGAGCGGGCCGCGGAGGCTGAGGAGCGCACCGGGCTGAGGCCGTGCTACTTCTTCGAGGACCGGGTTGCGGATCGGCGTAGCGTGCCGGGCCTGGCGCTCCACTTTGCGGGAAACGCCAGCGTGGCGCTGCCACGGCGGAACTACTTCATGGGGTTCGAGAGCGGCGGGCGGCGGGTAGGGTGCCTGATGGTGATGAGCGGCGGGGAGGCCTCCGGCGAGGAGGAATACGGGGGGCCGGCCGGGACGCTGGGCAACTTCCAGCAGCAAGGTTTCGAGGTGGTGTACGACCTGGAGGGGAAGCGGGTGGGGTTCGCAAGGCGGCGATGCGCGGCGCTGTGGGAGGAGATGTCACGTGCTTGA
- the LOC121972474 gene encoding uncharacterized protein LOC121972474: MIVKTGLELPIDDTGKLISCENWNATVIKKVEANTKATYTLQCGLTKEELNRVDPFSSAKELWEKLIELHEGTSDMKEGETANQLHARIQDLLNGLHAIIQKVENRDITRIRIARTD; the protein is encoded by the exons atgatcgtcaaaaccggccTTGAACTCCCAATTGACGACACCGGCAAACTAATATCGTGCGAGAACTGGAATGCAACTGtgataaagaaggtagaagcaaacacCAAAGCAAcctatacacttcagtgcggtctaactaaggaggagctgaaccgcgtcgaCCCGTTCTCGagtgccaaagaattgtgggaaaaACTGATCGAGTTACACGAGGGTACATCAGACATGAAG GAGGGTGAAACAGCAAACCAATTGCatgcacgcatccaagacctcctcaacggtctccatgcAATCATACAAAAGGTGGAAAATAGAGACATAACCAG aattcgaaTTGCACGAACAGATTAA